In Spodoptera frugiperda isolate SF20-4 chromosome 4, AGI-APGP_CSIRO_Sfru_2.0, whole genome shotgun sequence, a single window of DNA contains:
- the LOC118272712 gene encoding golgin subfamily A member 6-like protein 6 isoform X9, with protein MNTATWLLCFAAAVASSSGLSIHLRQNPETLCRGQENFLRIACIESCFQYYQCYSGNSYLMLCPPGTWFNEPDQVCDWSPAPAHCIEPEPEPEPEPEPEPEPEPEPEPEPEPEPEPEPEEEPEQVDPEEEQEAVPFQAEGSGEEWTEDTVRNYLKAFKTLKQEEEVVVEDGVIEGDEEFNGEYLKAQEEDLEESEVVLEKAKKLMRQEEEAEDEVEEVKMRQDEEEAVAEEVEVIKRQEEEFEEDSDDEVEEAKKRQEDEEDIEGEVEEVKKRQEEEEEEAVEGQVEEAKKRQEEEIEDEVEEVKKRQEEEEAEDEVEEVKKRQEEEEAEGELEELKKRQEEEAEDEIEEAKKRQEELEDAEESVDEVKRVRRQAEFEDDEDDVEEVKKRQEEEDEAEDEVDEAKKRQEEEEDEDEDEVEETKKRQEEEDEDEEDEDEAEEAKKRQEEEEEEDDEDEAEEAKKRQEEEEETEGQIEEAKKRQEELEDAEEAVDEVKRVRRQAEFEDDVDDVEEVRKRQEEEEAEEEVEEAKKRQEDDEDNDDEVNEDAEGEEDAMRSQEEESENENEQQPEEVDGDDESMRSQEENDDSGSENDDNDAGNDNDDNNESGDDADVDSEADFRRRVKKFFRYMLRILN; from the exons ATGAaca CAGCCACATGGCTTCTATGCTTCGCGGCGGCCGTGGCCAGCAGCTCCGGACTCTCAATCCATTTGAGACAAAATCCGGAGACTCTGTGCCGTGGCCAGGAGAACTTCCTGAGGATCGCCTGCATCGAGAGCTGCTTCCAATATTACCAGTGCTACTCCGGCAACTCCTACCTGATGCTATGTCCACCAGGAACTTGGTTCAATGAACCAGACCAG GTATGTGACTGGTCACCTGCACCAGCGCACTGCATCGAACCAGAACCTGAGCCGGAACCAGAGCCAGAGCCAGAGCCAGAGCCCGAACCGGAACCCGAGCCAGAGCCAGAGCCAGAGCCAGAACCGGAACCCGAGGAAGAACCAGAACAAGTAGATCCGGAAGAAGAACAAGAAGCTGTACCTTTCCAGGCTGAAGGCTCCGGCGAAGAATGGACAGAAGACACCGTCAGAAACTACCTGAAAGCTTTCAAAACTTTGAAACAAGAAGAAGAAGTTGTTGTCGAAGATGGAGTCATTGAAGGTGATGAAGAATTCAATGGCGAGTACCTTAAAGCCCAAGAAGAAGACCTTGAAGAATCAGAAGTTGTACTTGAGAAAGCTAAGAAACTGATGAGACAAGAAGAAGAAGCTGAGGATGAAGTAGAAGAAGTTAAAATGCGCCAAGACGAAGAAGAAGCTGTGGCTGAAGAAGTAGAAGTTATAAAGCGTCAAGAAGAAGAATTTGAAGAGGATTCTGATGATGAAGTAGAGGAAGCAAAGAAGCGTCAAGAAGACGAAGAAGATATTGAGGGTGAAGTAGAAGAAGTTAAGAAGCgtcaagaagaagaagaagaa gaagccgTTGAGGGTCAAGTAGAAGAAGCCAAAAAGCGTCAG GAAGAGGAAATTgaagatgaagtagaagaagtGAAGAAACgccaagaagaagaagaagctgAGGATGAAGTAGAAGAAGTCAAGAAGCGCCAGGAAGAAGAAGAAGCTGAAGGTGAACTAGAAGAACTTAAGAAGCGCCAAGAAGAAGAAGCTGAGGATGAAATAGAAGAAGCTAAGAAACGCCAAGAAGAGCTTGAAGACGCTGAAGAATCTGTAGATGAAGTGAAACGTGTAAGACGTCAAGCAGAATTTGAGGATGATGAAGATGACGTAGAAGAAGTCAAGAAACGCCAAGAAGAAGAAGATGAAGCTGAGGATGAAGTAGATGAAGCTAAGAAGCgccaagaagaagaagaagatgaGGATGaggatgaagtagaagaaactAAGAAGCGCCAAGAAGAAGAAGATGAGGATGAAGAAGATGAGGATGAAGCAGAAGAAGCTAAGAAGCgccaagaagaagaagaagaagaagatgaTGAGGATGAAGCAGAAGAAGCTAAGAAGCgccaagaagaagaagaagaaactgAGGGTCAAATAGAAGAAGCTAAGAAACGCCAAGAAGAGCTTGAAGATGCTGAAGAAGCTGTAGATGAAGTAAAACGTGTCAGACGTCAAGCAGAATTTGAGGATGATGTCGATGACGTTGAAGAAGTCAGGAAACgccaagaagaagaagaagctgAGGAGGAAGTAGAAGAAGCTAAGAAGCGCCAAGAAGATGATGAAGATAATGACGATGAAGTTAACGAGGACGCTGAAGGAGAAGAAGACGCAATGAGGAGTCAAGAAGAAGAAAGTGAGAACGAAAACGAACAGCAACCAGAAGAAGTAGATGGTGATGACGAATCTATGAGAAGCCAAGAAGAAAATGATGATTCCGGTAGTGAAAATGACGATAACGATGCTGGTAATGACAATGACGACAATAATGAATCAGGAGATGATGCCGATGTAGACTCAGAAGCCGATTTCAGGCGCAGAGTAAAGAAGTTCTTCAGATACATGCTCAGAATTTTAAACTAG
- the LOC118272712 gene encoding golgin subfamily A member 6-like protein 22 isoform X8, with protein sequence MNTATWLLCFAAAVASSSGLSIHLRQNPETLCRGQENFLRIACIESCFQYYQCYSGNSYLMLCPPGTWFNEPDQVCDWSPAPAHCIEPEPEPEPEPEPEPEPEPEPEPEPEPEPEPEPEEEPEQVDPEEEQEAVPFQAEGSGEEWTEDTVRNYLKAFKTLKQEEEVVVEDGVIEGDEEFNGEYLKAQEEDLEESEVVLEKAKKLMRQEEEAEDEVEEVKMRQDEEEAVAEEVEVIKRQEEEFEEDSDDEVEEAKKRQEDEEDIEGEVEEVKKRQEEEEEIEGEVEEVKKRQEEEEEEAVEGQVEEAKKRQEEEIEDEVEEVKKRQEEEEAEDEVEEVKKRQEEEEAEGELEELKKRQEEEAEDEIEEAKKRQEELEDAEESVDEVKRVRRQAEFEDDEDDVEEVKKRQEEEDEAEDEVDEAKKRQEEEEDEDEDEVEETKKRQEEEDEDEEDEDEAEEAKKRQEEEEEEDDEDEAEEAKKRQEEEEETEGQIEEAKKRQEELEDAEEAVDEVKRVRRQAEFEDDVDDVEEVRKRQEEEEAEEEVEEAKKRQEDDEDNDDEVNEDAEGEEDAMRSQEEESENENEQQPEEVDGDDESMRSQEENDDSGSENDDNDAGNDNDDNNESGDDADVDSEADFRRRVKKFFRYMLRILN encoded by the exons ATGAaca CAGCCACATGGCTTCTATGCTTCGCGGCGGCCGTGGCCAGCAGCTCCGGACTCTCAATCCATTTGAGACAAAATCCGGAGACTCTGTGCCGTGGCCAGGAGAACTTCCTGAGGATCGCCTGCATCGAGAGCTGCTTCCAATATTACCAGTGCTACTCCGGCAACTCCTACCTGATGCTATGTCCACCAGGAACTTGGTTCAATGAACCAGACCAG GTATGTGACTGGTCACCTGCACCAGCGCACTGCATCGAACCAGAACCTGAGCCGGAACCAGAGCCAGAGCCAGAGCCAGAGCCCGAACCGGAACCCGAGCCAGAGCCAGAGCCAGAGCCAGAACCGGAACCCGAGGAAGAACCAGAACAAGTAGATCCGGAAGAAGAACAAGAAGCTGTACCTTTCCAGGCTGAAGGCTCCGGCGAAGAATGGACAGAAGACACCGTCAGAAACTACCTGAAAGCTTTCAAAACTTTGAAACAAGAAGAAGAAGTTGTTGTCGAAGATGGAGTCATTGAAGGTGATGAAGAATTCAATGGCGAGTACCTTAAAGCCCAAGAAGAAGACCTTGAAGAATCAGAAGTTGTACTTGAGAAAGCTAAGAAACTGATGAGACAAGAAGAAGAAGCTGAGGATGAAGTAGAAGAAGTTAAAATGCGCCAAGACGAAGAAGAAGCTGTGGCTGAAGAAGTAGAAGTTATAAAGCGTCAAGAAGAAGAATTTGAAGAGGATTCTGATGATGAAGTAGAGGAAGCAAAGAAGCGTCAAGAAGACGAAGAAGATATTGAGGGTGAAGTAGAAGAAGTTAAGAAGCgtcaagaagaagaagaagaaattgAGGGTGAAGTAGAAGAAGTTAAGAAGCgtcaagaagaagaagaagaa gaagccgTTGAGGGTCAAGTAGAAGAAGCCAAAAAGCGTCAG GAAGAGGAAATTgaagatgaagtagaagaagtGAAGAAACgccaagaagaagaagaagctgAGGATGAAGTAGAAGAAGTCAAGAAGCGCCAGGAAGAAGAAGAAGCTGAAGGTGAACTAGAAGAACTTAAGAAGCGCCAAGAAGAAGAAGCTGAGGATGAAATAGAAGAAGCTAAGAAACGCCAAGAAGAGCTTGAAGACGCTGAAGAATCTGTAGATGAAGTGAAACGTGTAAGACGTCAAGCAGAATTTGAGGATGATGAAGATGACGTAGAAGAAGTCAAGAAACGCCAAGAAGAAGAAGATGAAGCTGAGGATGAAGTAGATGAAGCTAAGAAGCgccaagaagaagaagaagatgaGGATGaggatgaagtagaagaaactAAGAAGCGCCAAGAAGAAGAAGATGAGGATGAAGAAGATGAGGATGAAGCAGAAGAAGCTAAGAAGCgccaagaagaagaagaagaagaagatgaTGAGGATGAAGCAGAAGAAGCTAAGAAGCgccaagaagaagaagaagaaactgAGGGTCAAATAGAAGAAGCTAAGAAACGCCAAGAAGAGCTTGAAGATGCTGAAGAAGCTGTAGATGAAGTAAAACGTGTCAGACGTCAAGCAGAATTTGAGGATGATGTCGATGACGTTGAAGAAGTCAGGAAACgccaagaagaagaagaagctgAGGAGGAAGTAGAAGAAGCTAAGAAGCGCCAAGAAGATGATGAAGATAATGACGATGAAGTTAACGAGGACGCTGAAGGAGAAGAAGACGCAATGAGGAGTCAAGAAGAAGAAAGTGAGAACGAAAACGAACAGCAACCAGAAGAAGTAGATGGTGATGACGAATCTATGAGAAGCCAAGAAGAAAATGATGATTCCGGTAGTGAAAATGACGATAACGATGCTGGTAATGACAATGACGACAATAATGAATCAGGAGATGATGCCGATGTAGACTCAGAAGCCGATTTCAGGCGCAGAGTAAAGAAGTTCTTCAGATACATGCTCAGAATTTTAAACTAG
- the LOC118272712 gene encoding golgin subfamily A member 6-like protein 22 isoform X6, with protein sequence MNTATWLLCFAAAVASSSGLSIHLRQNPETLCRGQENFLRIACIESCFQYYQCYSGNSYLMLCPPGTWFNEPDQVCDWSPAPAHCIEPEPEPEPEPEPEPEPEPEPEPEPEPEPEPEPEEEPEQVDPEEEQEAVPFQAEGSGEEWTEDTVRNYLKAFKTLKQEEEVVVEDGVIEGDEEFNGEYLKAQEEDLEESEVVLEKAKKLMRQEEEAEDEVEEVKMRQDEEEAVAEEVEVIKRQEEEFEEDSDDEVEEAKKRQEDEEDIEGEVEEVKKRQEEEEEIEGEVEEVKKRQEEEEEIEGEVEEVKKRQEEEEEAVEGQVEEAKKRQEEEIEDEVEEVKKRQEEEEAEDEVEEVKKRQEEEEAEGELEELKKRQEEEAEDEIEEAKKRQEELEDAEESVDEVKRVRRQAEFEDDEDDVEEVKKRQEEEDEAEDEVDEAKKRQEEEEDEDEDEVEETKKRQEEEDEDEEDEDEAEEAKKRQEEEEEEDDEDEAEEAKKRQEEEEETEGQIEEAKKRQEELEDAEEAVDEVKRVRRQAEFEDDVDDVEEVRKRQEEEEAEEEVEEAKKRQEDDEDNDDEVNEDAEGEEDAMRSQEEESENENEQQPEEVDGDDESMRSQEENDDSGSENDDNDAGNDNDDNNESGDDADVDSEADFRRRVKKFFRYMLRILN encoded by the exons ATGAaca CAGCCACATGGCTTCTATGCTTCGCGGCGGCCGTGGCCAGCAGCTCCGGACTCTCAATCCATTTGAGACAAAATCCGGAGACTCTGTGCCGTGGCCAGGAGAACTTCCTGAGGATCGCCTGCATCGAGAGCTGCTTCCAATATTACCAGTGCTACTCCGGCAACTCCTACCTGATGCTATGTCCACCAGGAACTTGGTTCAATGAACCAGACCAG GTATGTGACTGGTCACCTGCACCAGCGCACTGCATCGAACCAGAACCTGAGCCGGAACCAGAGCCAGAGCCAGAGCCAGAGCCCGAACCGGAACCCGAGCCAGAGCCAGAGCCAGAGCCAGAACCGGAACCCGAGGAAGAACCAGAACAAGTAGATCCGGAAGAAGAACAAGAAGCTGTACCTTTCCAGGCTGAAGGCTCCGGCGAAGAATGGACAGAAGACACCGTCAGAAACTACCTGAAAGCTTTCAAAACTTTGAAACAAGAAGAAGAAGTTGTTGTCGAAGATGGAGTCATTGAAGGTGATGAAGAATTCAATGGCGAGTACCTTAAAGCCCAAGAAGAAGACCTTGAAGAATCAGAAGTTGTACTTGAGAAAGCTAAGAAACTGATGAGACAAGAAGAAGAAGCTGAGGATGAAGTAGAAGAAGTTAAAATGCGCCAAGACGAAGAAGAAGCTGTGGCTGAAGAAGTAGAAGTTATAAAGCGTCAAGAAGAAGAATTTGAAGAGGATTCTGATGATGAAGTAGAGGAAGCAAAGAAGCGTCAAGAAGACGAAGAAGATATTGAGGGTGAAGTAGAAGAAGTTAAGAAGCgtcaagaagaagaagaagaaattgAGGGTGAAGTAGAAGAAGTTAAGAAGCgtcaagaagaagaagaagaaattgAGGGTGAAGTAGAAGAAGTTAAGAAACgccaagaagaagaagaagaagccgTTGAGGGTCAAGTAGAAGAAGCCAAAAAGCGTCAG GAAGAGGAAATTgaagatgaagtagaagaagtGAAGAAACgccaagaagaagaagaagctgAGGATGAAGTAGAAGAAGTCAAGAAGCGCCAGGAAGAAGAAGAAGCTGAAGGTGAACTAGAAGAACTTAAGAAGCGCCAAGAAGAAGAAGCTGAGGATGAAATAGAAGAAGCTAAGAAACGCCAAGAAGAGCTTGAAGACGCTGAAGAATCTGTAGATGAAGTGAAACGTGTAAGACGTCAAGCAGAATTTGAGGATGATGAAGATGACGTAGAAGAAGTCAAGAAACGCCAAGAAGAAGAAGATGAAGCTGAGGATGAAGTAGATGAAGCTAAGAAGCgccaagaagaagaagaagatgaGGATGaggatgaagtagaagaaactAAGAAGCGCCAAGAAGAAGAAGATGAGGATGAAGAAGATGAGGATGAAGCAGAAGAAGCTAAGAAGCgccaagaagaagaagaagaagaagatgaTGAGGATGAAGCAGAAGAAGCTAAGAAGCgccaagaagaagaagaagaaactgAGGGTCAAATAGAAGAAGCTAAGAAACGCCAAGAAGAGCTTGAAGATGCTGAAGAAGCTGTAGATGAAGTAAAACGTGTCAGACGTCAAGCAGAATTTGAGGATGATGTCGATGACGTTGAAGAAGTCAGGAAACgccaagaagaagaagaagctgAGGAGGAAGTAGAAGAAGCTAAGAAGCGCCAAGAAGATGATGAAGATAATGACGATGAAGTTAACGAGGACGCTGAAGGAGAAGAAGACGCAATGAGGAGTCAAGAAGAAGAAAGTGAGAACGAAAACGAACAGCAACCAGAAGAAGTAGATGGTGATGACGAATCTATGAGAAGCCAAGAAGAAAATGATGATTCCGGTAGTGAAAATGACGATAACGATGCTGGTAATGACAATGACGACAATAATGAATCAGGAGATGATGCCGATGTAGACTCAGAAGCCGATTTCAGGCGCAGAGTAAAGAAGTTCTTCAGATACATGCTCAGAATTTTAAACTAG
- the LOC118272712 gene encoding golgin subfamily A member 6-like protein 22 isoform X7 — protein sequence MNTATWLLCFAAAVASSSGLSIHLRQNPETLCRGQENFLRIACIESCFQYYQCYSGNSYLMLCPPGTWFNEPDQVCDWSPAPAHCIEPEPEPEPEPEPEPEPEPEPEPEPEPEPEPEPEEEPEQVDPEEEQEAVPFQAEGSGEEWTEDTVRNYLKAFKTLKQEEEVVVEDGVIEGDEEFNGEYLKAQEEDLEESEVVLEKAKKLMRQEEEAEDEVEEVKMRQDEEEAVAEEVEVIKRQEEEFEEDSDDEVEEAKKRQEDEEDIEGEVEEVKKRQEEEEEEAVEGQVEEAKKRQEEEIEDEVEEVKKRQEEEEAEDEVEEVKKRQEEEIEDEVEEVKKRQEEEEAEDEVEEVKKRQEEEEAEGELEELKKRQEEEAEDEIEEAKKRQEELEDAEESVDEVKRVRRQAEFEDDEDDVEEVKKRQEEEDEAEDEVDEAKKRQEEEEDEDEDEVEETKKRQEEEDEDEEDEDEAEEAKKRQEEEEEEDDEDEAEEAKKRQEEEEETEGQIEEAKKRQEELEDAEEAVDEVKRVRRQAEFEDDVDDVEEVRKRQEEEEAEEEVEEAKKRQEDDEDNDDEVNEDAEGEEDAMRSQEEESENENEQQPEEVDGDDESMRSQEENDDSGSENDDNDAGNDNDDNNESGDDADVDSEADFRRRVKKFFRYMLRILN from the exons ATGAaca CAGCCACATGGCTTCTATGCTTCGCGGCGGCCGTGGCCAGCAGCTCCGGACTCTCAATCCATTTGAGACAAAATCCGGAGACTCTGTGCCGTGGCCAGGAGAACTTCCTGAGGATCGCCTGCATCGAGAGCTGCTTCCAATATTACCAGTGCTACTCCGGCAACTCCTACCTGATGCTATGTCCACCAGGAACTTGGTTCAATGAACCAGACCAG GTATGTGACTGGTCACCTGCACCAGCGCACTGCATCGAACCAGAACCTGAGCCGGAACCAGAGCCAGAGCCAGAGCCAGAGCCCGAACCGGAACCCGAGCCAGAGCCAGAGCCAGAGCCAGAACCGGAACCCGAGGAAGAACCAGAACAAGTAGATCCGGAAGAAGAACAAGAAGCTGTACCTTTCCAGGCTGAAGGCTCCGGCGAAGAATGGACAGAAGACACCGTCAGAAACTACCTGAAAGCTTTCAAAACTTTGAAACAAGAAGAAGAAGTTGTTGTCGAAGATGGAGTCATTGAAGGTGATGAAGAATTCAATGGCGAGTACCTTAAAGCCCAAGAAGAAGACCTTGAAGAATCAGAAGTTGTACTTGAGAAAGCTAAGAAACTGATGAGACAAGAAGAAGAAGCTGAGGATGAAGTAGAAGAAGTTAAAATGCGCCAAGACGAAGAAGAAGCTGTGGCTGAAGAAGTAGAAGTTATAAAGCGTCAAGAAGAAGAATTTGAAGAGGATTCTGATGATGAAGTAGAGGAAGCAAAGAAGCGTCAAGAAGACGAAGAAGATATTGAGGGTGAAGTAGAAGAAGTTAAGAAGCgtcaagaagaagaagaagaa gaagccgTTGAGGGTCAAGTAGAAGAAGCCAAAAAGCGTCAG GAAGAGGAAATTgaagatgaagtagaagaagtGAAGAAACgccaagaagaagaagaagctgAGGATGAAGTAGAAGAAGTCAAGAAGCGCCAGGAAGAGGAAATTgaagatgaagtagaagaagtGAAGAAACgccaagaagaagaagaagctgAGGATGAAGTAGAAGAAGTCAAGAAGCGCCAGGAAGAAGAAGAAGCTGAAGGTGAACTAGAAGAACTTAAGAAGCGCCAAGAAGAAGAAGCTGAGGATGAAATAGAAGAAGCTAAGAAACGCCAAGAAGAGCTTGAAGACGCTGAAGAATCTGTAGATGAAGTGAAACGTGTAAGACGTCAAGCAGAATTTGAGGATGATGAAGATGACGTAGAAGAAGTCAAGAAACGCCAAGAAGAAGAAGATGAAGCTGAGGATGAAGTAGATGAAGCTAAGAAGCgccaagaagaagaagaagatgaGGATGaggatgaagtagaagaaactAAGAAGCGCCAAGAAGAAGAAGATGAGGATGAAGAAGATGAGGATGAAGCAGAAGAAGCTAAGAAGCgccaagaagaagaagaagaagaagatgaTGAGGATGAAGCAGAAGAAGCTAAGAAGCgccaagaagaagaagaagaaactgAGGGTCAAATAGAAGAAGCTAAGAAACGCCAAGAAGAGCTTGAAGATGCTGAAGAAGCTGTAGATGAAGTAAAACGTGTCAGACGTCAAGCAGAATTTGAGGATGATGTCGATGACGTTGAAGAAGTCAGGAAACgccaagaagaagaagaagctgAGGAGGAAGTAGAAGAAGCTAAGAAGCGCCAAGAAGATGATGAAGATAATGACGATGAAGTTAACGAGGACGCTGAAGGAGAAGAAGACGCAATGAGGAGTCAAGAAGAAGAAAGTGAGAACGAAAACGAACAGCAACCAGAAGAAGTAGATGGTGATGACGAATCTATGAGAAGCCAAGAAGAAAATGATGATTCCGGTAGTGAAAATGACGATAACGATGCTGGTAATGACAATGACGACAATAATGAATCAGGAGATGATGCCGATGTAGACTCAGAAGCCGATTTCAGGCGCAGAGTAAAGAAGTTCTTCAGATACATGCTCAGAATTTTAAACTAG
- the LOC118272712 gene encoding golgin subfamily A member 6-like protein 6 isoform X5, giving the protein MNTATWLLCFAAAVASSSGLSIHLRQNPETLCRGQENFLRIACIESCFQYYQCYSGNSYLMLCPPGTWFNEPDQVCDWSPAPAHCIEPEPEPEPEPEPEPEPEPEPEPEPEPEPEPEPEEEPEQVDPEEEQEAVPFQAEGSGEEWTEDTVRNYLKAFKTLKQEEEVVVEDGVIEGDEEFNGEYLKAQEEDLEESEVVLEKAKKLMRQEEEAEDEVEEVKMRQDEEEAVAEEVEVIKRQEEEFEEDSDDEVEEAKKRQEDEEDIEGEVEEVKKRQEEEEEIEGEVEEVKKRQEEEEEEAVEGQVEEAKKRQEEEIEDEVEEVKKRQEEEEAEDEVEEVKKRQEEEIEDEVEEVKKRQEEEEAEDEVEEVKKRQEEEEAEGELEELKKRQEEEAEDEIEEAKKRQEELEDAEESVDEVKRVRRQAEFEDDEDDVEEVKKRQEEEDEAEDEVDEAKKRQEEEEDEDEDEVEETKKRQEEEDEDEEDEDEAEEAKKRQEEEEEEDDEDEAEEAKKRQEEEEETEGQIEEAKKRQEELEDAEEAVDEVKRVRRQAEFEDDVDDVEEVRKRQEEEEAEEEVEEAKKRQEDDEDNDDEVNEDAEGEEDAMRSQEEESENENEQQPEEVDGDDESMRSQEENDDSGSENDDNDAGNDNDDNNESGDDADVDSEADFRRRVKKFFRYMLRILN; this is encoded by the exons ATGAaca CAGCCACATGGCTTCTATGCTTCGCGGCGGCCGTGGCCAGCAGCTCCGGACTCTCAATCCATTTGAGACAAAATCCGGAGACTCTGTGCCGTGGCCAGGAGAACTTCCTGAGGATCGCCTGCATCGAGAGCTGCTTCCAATATTACCAGTGCTACTCCGGCAACTCCTACCTGATGCTATGTCCACCAGGAACTTGGTTCAATGAACCAGACCAG GTATGTGACTGGTCACCTGCACCAGCGCACTGCATCGAACCAGAACCTGAGCCGGAACCAGAGCCAGAGCCAGAGCCAGAGCCCGAACCGGAACCCGAGCCAGAGCCAGAGCCAGAGCCAGAACCGGAACCCGAGGAAGAACCAGAACAAGTAGATCCGGAAGAAGAACAAGAAGCTGTACCTTTCCAGGCTGAAGGCTCCGGCGAAGAATGGACAGAAGACACCGTCAGAAACTACCTGAAAGCTTTCAAAACTTTGAAACAAGAAGAAGAAGTTGTTGTCGAAGATGGAGTCATTGAAGGTGATGAAGAATTCAATGGCGAGTACCTTAAAGCCCAAGAAGAAGACCTTGAAGAATCAGAAGTTGTACTTGAGAAAGCTAAGAAACTGATGAGACAAGAAGAAGAAGCTGAGGATGAAGTAGAAGAAGTTAAAATGCGCCAAGACGAAGAAGAAGCTGTGGCTGAAGAAGTAGAAGTTATAAAGCGTCAAGAAGAAGAATTTGAAGAGGATTCTGATGATGAAGTAGAGGAAGCAAAGAAGCGTCAAGAAGACGAAGAAGATATTGAGGGTGAAGTAGAAGAAGTTAAGAAGCgtcaagaagaagaagaagaaattgAGGGTGAAGTAGAAGAAGTTAAGAAGCgtcaagaagaagaagaagaa gaagccgTTGAGGGTCAAGTAGAAGAAGCCAAAAAGCGTCAG GAAGAGGAAATTgaagatgaagtagaagaagtGAAGAAACgccaagaagaagaagaagctgAGGATGAAGTAGAAGAAGTCAAGAAGCGCCAGGAAGAGGAAATTgaagatgaagtagaagaagtGAAGAAACgccaagaagaagaagaagctgAGGATGAAGTAGAAGAAGTCAAGAAGCGCCAGGAAGAAGAAGAAGCTGAAGGTGAACTAGAAGAACTTAAGAAGCGCCAAGAAGAAGAAGCTGAGGATGAAATAGAAGAAGCTAAGAAACGCCAAGAAGAGCTTGAAGACGCTGAAGAATCTGTAGATGAAGTGAAACGTGTAAGACGTCAAGCAGAATTTGAGGATGATGAAGATGACGTAGAAGAAGTCAAGAAACGCCAAGAAGAAGAAGATGAAGCTGAGGATGAAGTAGATGAAGCTAAGAAGCgccaagaagaagaagaagatgaGGATGaggatgaagtagaagaaactAAGAAGCGCCAAGAAGAAGAAGATGAGGATGAAGAAGATGAGGATGAAGCAGAAGAAGCTAAGAAGCgccaagaagaagaagaagaagaagatgaTGAGGATGAAGCAGAAGAAGCTAAGAAGCgccaagaagaagaagaagaaactgAGGGTCAAATAGAAGAAGCTAAGAAACGCCAAGAAGAGCTTGAAGATGCTGAAGAAGCTGTAGATGAAGTAAAACGTGTCAGACGTCAAGCAGAATTTGAGGATGATGTCGATGACGTTGAAGAAGTCAGGAAACgccaagaagaagaagaagctgAGGAGGAAGTAGAAGAAGCTAAGAAGCGCCAAGAAGATGATGAAGATAATGACGATGAAGTTAACGAGGACGCTGAAGGAGAAGAAGACGCAATGAGGAGTCAAGAAGAAGAAAGTGAGAACGAAAACGAACAGCAACCAGAAGAAGTAGATGGTGATGACGAATCTATGAGAAGCCAAGAAGAAAATGATGATTCCGGTAGTGAAAATGACGATAACGATGCTGGTAATGACAATGACGACAATAATGAATCAGGAGATGATGCCGATGTAGACTCAGAAGCCGATTTCAGGCGCAGAGTAAAGAAGTTCTTCAGATACATGCTCAGAATTTTAAACTAG